Part of the Ziziphus jujuba cultivar Dongzao chromosome 8, ASM3175591v1 genome is shown below.
aaattatgtgAACTAAGCTTGAGAATGTTAATACTCTTCATTTATACCCCTATCCATACATGGGATGATACTCTACCAAATTTAGCTTCCAATAAAGAACCATTTTGGAAGTACTTTGACATCAAAATTCTACCTGCTAAGCTATTTTAGATTGTTAAAATTTGGAAATAAAGATATTTTGGGCTACAACGTCATTGCAcacttgaaataataatacattagTTAAAGCCCTTATTCCGATCAAATGGAagcaaatataaaatcaaacaacAAGACAGAAAAGAAAATGCTATAAGGAAATACACATAAACTAATCAATGACTTGGGCGATCTCTACAACCATAGCTTAGGCTTTAATCTCTTTGCCTTTTTACCATTAGTCCAACAACGAAACTTGGAAATACTGCCGGAATCAAACCAGGATCGATGTACATAAAGCATTGGCAAGCACTAGTTGGGTTACAGTTATGATTGTCGTTGTACAGAACTAGGCTAGGATAGGAAAAATATTGAAAGTCATTAAAAATGGTAAGAAATGCCCATTAGAAGAAAGTGTCTAAATGCGCATTGTTTTTTTGTGGGGAAGAATAATAATGGGATTCAAGTAATTTGAGGCTAGCAGCTGCCTCATCTCCAATGCGGGCTAACATTTGGTCTGTACTCTCTGTTTGGTGGTTAAACTCGGCGTTCTTTTGGTCAACATGGTCATTGAGAGATGCAAACCCAGAGAAGATTGCAGTCTGCTTGAgttctgataccaatttgagcAAGGAATCAGCAGCCTGAACCTGTTCCATTatacacatatttttattattaaaaaaaattccaaaagaaaaagataaaaaggacTTCAACTTTCACTCAGAATGAGAATGAGACTGACCATTCTGGCAGCGCGCATTTCCATCATGAAAACTTCTTGTGAATTTCTGACAGCCGGCTCATTCACCTTATTACATATTAGTATgtatagaaaatttaataacCAAAAGCACCATGGATGATGAATAAAATCCGTATTCAGCCAGTAtcgaaagaaaagagaaaaggttGGGTTTGGGTTAGCCTTACCCTGGAGACATTGACAAGCTGGGTAAAATTGTCCACGATGTTGGCAATGTCAGTCTCCACTCTCTGCAGTAAACCCTTCTGCTTCTGAGCAGccgctgctgctgctgctgctgttggCCCACTTCCTCCACCTGCTACTGCACCCGATCCTGCACCTCCACCACCACCTTTATTCATATCTGAGTTAATAATTCCTACTTTCTCCTAATTCCTCACCAGCAACTGCAAAATGGAATGTGCAAGGGAAAAAGGCTTCAAATTCCAGGGCCATTCAATCccatttaatttgttcaaaGCCCATCTAATGGCTCCCTTCTTCTCCCACTGGGCCTTGAGACTATTGCTATAATGACCAAATGCTAAGCGGAACCTGCATTTTTAATCACATTATTCACACAACAGGAAAATCATAAACAATTCTCCAAGCGCACAACAGGAAAATCATAGTATCAGGGACAATGGAacataaaaaatagtttaacaGAATATCAAATGacataaaaacaattttctacgcactgaaagggaaatacatatatacttCATTAAATAGTCATATAAGTTGAACCgacacatatattaattaatgtgtATTAAGTCTTAGTTGTTTAATCTTTATCCTGAAACCAGATTTAGATGTTGAACAATAATTTGTCATGATTACAAACAATGTGCATTTGCGACTTGCTATTAGAGACATTCTGGGTACCAAGATCTTATGAGCACAATAGTAACATGTAAATTCAATTGTAGAATGTATAATACAATAGAAATATGTGACCT
Proteins encoded:
- the LOC107413734 gene encoding mediator of RNA polymerase II transcription subunit 22b yields the protein MNKGGGGGAGSGAVAGGGSGPTAAAAAAAAQKQKGLLQRVETDIANIVDNFTQLVNVSRVNEPAVRNSQEVFMMEMRAARMVQAADSLLKLVSELKQTAIFSGFASLNDHVDQKNAEFNHQTESTDQMLARIGDEAAASLKLLESHYYSSPQKNNAHLDTFF